Proteins found in one Pontibacter sp. SGAir0037 genomic segment:
- a CDS encoding NYN domain-containing protein translates to MKNPYPEKKKLRMALLIDGDNAQPSLIVKLMAEAGKYGINTIRRIYGDWTTPQMNGWKDCLNNHAIQPIQQFRYTVGKNATDSALIIDAMDLLHSQLVDGFCIVSSDSDYTRLATRIREAGIFVMGIGQRKTPKPFVNACNIFIYTENLVDNIEEKKKEQQEKSSENGNHAPNPIPLLKEAFDMAADEDGWAHLGAMGMNLRQLDPSFDSRTFGYNQLIHLIKAHKDLFTIRKEDDKGPSAVYIKMRKKPKAKRQSSRSKKGSTPVALLKNSSPAI, encoded by the coding sequence ATGAAAAACCCTTATCCAGAGAAGAAAAAGCTGCGCATGGCTTTGCTTATAGATGGCGATAATGCGCAGCCAAGCCTGATTGTAAAATTAATGGCTGAAGCAGGCAAATATGGCATAAACACCATCCGGCGTATTTACGGCGACTGGACCACCCCTCAGATGAACGGCTGGAAAGACTGCCTGAACAACCATGCCATTCAACCTATACAGCAATTCCGATACACTGTGGGTAAAAACGCCACAGACAGTGCCTTGATCATAGACGCCATGGATTTGCTGCACAGCCAGCTGGTAGACGGGTTTTGTATTGTTTCGTCAGACAGCGACTATACCCGCCTGGCCACCAGGATACGGGAGGCAGGCATATTTGTGATGGGCATAGGCCAGCGCAAAACGCCTAAACCCTTCGTGAATGCCTGCAATATCTTTATCTATACAGAAAACCTGGTTGATAATATCGAAGAAAAGAAAAAAGAACAGCAGGAAAAGTCCAGCGAAAACGGGAACCATGCACCAAACCCTATTCCGCTCCTGAAAGAAGCATTTGACATGGCTGCTGATGAAGACGGCTGGGCACATTTAGGAGCCATGGGTATGAACCTGCGCCAGCTAGACCCCAGCTTCGATTCACGCACATTTGGATACAACCAGCTTATTCACCTGATCAAGGCGCACAAGGATTTGTTTACCATTCGTAAAGAAGATGACAAAGGACCATCGGCGGTTTACATTAAAATGCGGAAGAAGCCGAAAGCAAAACGACAGAGCAGCAGAAGCAAAAAAGGAAGTACACCTGTAGCCTTACTTAAAAACAGCAGCCCAGCCATCTGA
- a CDS encoding M20/M25/M40 family metallo-hydrolase — translation MKKNVLAVAVMALVALSPVVAQDVSTITEQETARLLKTLSADEMQGRASFTPGIEKAANFIQEEFKKIGLKPLSSASPAKGNPYRQSFTVFRLTPISSSARLGNEDIAPENMFVSTAQETLNWQQSSDRQVILIQESDNFRQAFMQANASDQDALILVHPKHSQSFQTYKNYFGKGGIKQGIGKGSSKVVVLTGQSSAQEYKVAVQNQVEKLPLFNVAGMIEGKRKDEFVVFSGHYDHIGILKAMEGDSIANGADDDASGTTAMIMLAKHFKKQRKPNRTLLFVAFTAEEIGGYGSRYFSEQLNPDQIMAMFNIEMIGKASKFGPNSAYMTGFDKSDLGTLLQNRLQGTAYSIHSDPYPEQNLFYRSDNATLARLGVPAHTISSVQIDQDKTYHSVKDEFGMLDMAHMTSMIKAIALAAQGVVDGSDTPSRVDKAQVRQ, via the coding sequence ATGAAAAAGAATGTATTAGCTGTGGCCGTAATGGCATTGGTAGCTCTCAGCCCTGTAGTTGCCCAGGATGTTTCTACGATCACAGAACAGGAAACAGCACGTCTTCTTAAAACACTTAGCGCCGACGAAATGCAAGGCCGTGCTTCTTTTACACCCGGAATCGAAAAAGCAGCAAACTTTATCCAGGAAGAATTTAAGAAGATTGGTTTAAAACCGCTATCCTCCGCCAGTCCGGCAAAAGGAAACCCGTACAGGCAATCTTTTACAGTTTTCCGCTTAACCCCCATCTCCAGCTCTGCCAGACTGGGCAATGAAGACATTGCACCCGAAAACATGTTCGTTTCTACTGCCCAGGAAACTCTTAACTGGCAACAAAGTAGCGACAGGCAAGTTATCCTGATTCAGGAAAGCGATAACTTCAGGCAAGCTTTTATGCAAGCCAACGCATCCGACCAGGATGCTCTGATTCTGGTGCACCCGAAGCACTCACAAAGCTTTCAGACCTACAAAAATTACTTTGGGAAAGGCGGTATAAAGCAGGGAATCGGAAAAGGCAGCAGCAAAGTTGTGGTCCTGACCGGGCAAAGCAGTGCACAGGAATATAAGGTTGCAGTTCAGAACCAGGTGGAAAAGCTACCGCTATTTAATGTAGCAGGCATGATAGAAGGAAAACGCAAAGATGAGTTTGTGGTATTTTCCGGGCACTACGACCATATTGGTATACTGAAAGCAATGGAAGGCGATAGCATAGCCAATGGTGCCGATGATGATGCCTCAGGCACAACAGCTATGATCATGCTGGCCAAACATTTTAAAAAGCAGCGGAAACCAAACCGCACACTCTTGTTCGTGGCTTTCACTGCCGAAGAAATAGGAGGTTATGGCTCCCGTTACTTTTCCGAACAGCTTAACCCGGACCAGATCATGGCGATGTTCAATATCGAGATGATTGGTAAAGCATCTAAATTTGGTCCGAACAGTGCTTACATGACAGGCTTTGATAAGTCTGATTTAGGCACATTGCTCCAGAACCGCCTGCAGGGAACTGCGTACAGCATTCACTCGGACCCTTATCCGGAGCAAAACCTTTTTTACCGTTCCGATAATGCCACGCTGGCACGTTTAGGTGTGCCGGCCCATACCATATCATCGGTACAGATTGATCAGGATAAAACCTACCATTCGGTAAAAGATGAGTTTGGCATGCTGGACATGGCACACATGACCAGCATGATAAAAGCTATCGCGCTGGCTGCACAAGGTGTTGTAGACGGCTCCGATACACCTTCCCGCGTTGATAAGGCGCAGGTGAGGCAATAA
- a CDS encoding GNAT family N-acetyltransferase: protein MEGTSDNYRLTVAPDLYLREASLADATAMYRLIDKDRNYLRQWLPFIDNTLSVDDTTYFLNSLNTAGHHTDLVFVILLHEELVGIIGMKGIDLLNRKLEIGYWLGEEYQGKGIIYRSCSILIKHAFNYMGINRIQIKVAVGNEKSRKIPVKLGFTLEGTERAGELIRDTFVDLQVFSLLRSEWQNLS from the coding sequence GTGGAAGGCACTTCAGACAATTACAGGCTAACTGTTGCTCCTGATTTATACTTAAGAGAGGCATCGCTGGCAGATGCAACAGCTATGTACAGGCTTATAGATAAAGACAGAAACTACCTGCGGCAGTGGCTGCCTTTTATAGATAATACCTTATCTGTAGACGACACGACCTACTTTTTAAATTCTCTGAACACAGCCGGCCATCATACCGACTTGGTTTTTGTCATTCTGCTGCATGAAGAGCTGGTTGGCATCATTGGCATGAAGGGGATAGATTTACTGAACCGGAAGCTGGAAATAGGGTATTGGCTGGGAGAAGAATATCAGGGAAAAGGAATTATTTACCGCAGCTGCTCTATATTGATAAAACACGCATTTAATTATATGGGCATAAACCGTATCCAGATAAAAGTTGCTGTAGGCAATGAGAAAAGCCGCAAAATTCCTGTTAAATTGGGCTTTACTTTGGAAGGCACAGAACGGGCAGGTGAACTGATTCGCGATACGTTTGTAGACCTGCAGGTATTTAGCCTGCTACGAAGCGAATGGCAGAATTTATCCTAG
- a CDS encoding outer membrane beta-barrel protein gives MKKLILFSIVALISFKTSAQFGNTNQDVYDAQYNRVNDPATTVRYGIRAGLNAANITDDPTVVDANAGIGTEFGIFARIGQRFYVQPGVDFVNNSINIIRASQPRQGERDEVVVRFIRLPVLVGLQTQSQQFGRNRSFSRYRLSVGPSFAFGVGVSDNNLDVRRRNVTNAQFALNGGIGVDIWRFGVDVMYHHGLSNVFNDNTATGKYRNFSLALSLVL, from the coding sequence ATGAAAAAGCTAATACTATTCTCAATTGTGGCCCTGATCAGTTTTAAAACTTCGGCACAATTTGGCAATACAAATCAAGATGTTTATGATGCGCAGTATAACCGGGTAAACGATCCTGCCACTACTGTAAGATACGGCATCCGTGCAGGTTTAAATGCTGCAAATATTACTGATGATCCAACGGTTGTAGATGCGAATGCAGGTATAGGAACCGAATTCGGGATCTTTGCCAGAATCGGGCAGCGTTTTTATGTGCAGCCGGGTGTCGATTTTGTGAACAATTCCATAAACATTATCCGGGCTTCTCAGCCAAGGCAAGGAGAACGTGACGAAGTAGTTGTGCGCTTTATCAGGCTGCCTGTTCTGGTGGGGCTCCAGACACAGTCTCAGCAATTTGGCAGGAACAGGAGCTTTAGCAGATACCGCTTATCGGTGGGCCCTTCTTTCGCTTTCGGAGTGGGTGTTTCCGATAATAACCTTGATGTGCGCAGAAGAAACGTAACAAATGCGCAGTTCGCTTTAAACGGGGGCATTGGTGTTGATATCTGGAGGTTTGGAGTAGATGTGATGTATCATCACGGACTGTCAAACGTTTTTAATGACAATACAGCAACAGGCAAGTACAGAAACTTTTCTCTGGCACTCAGTCTGGTACTATAG
- a CDS encoding HTTM domain-containing protein — MKELFKPVSIYPLVYFRIAFGLLMFFEGVGAVAIGWVQEHYLEPSWHFNYIGLDWIKPLPGNGMIYLYLVMALLGLMMMIGWYYHISTFLFFLLFGFSFFAEKTHYLNHHYLIFLMSGIMALLPANRKLSMDVRRKPELEQEAVPQWTLWILLIQQVIVYFYAGIAKIQPDWLMGRPMRIWLSYKTEYPVIGPLLGAEPTVYIICWGGLFFDLFIAWMLLWPRTRVIGFWAAFGFHIFNSAVFHVGVFPYFMIAAAVLFFKPEQIARWFFRKQVSPELLAAQPIPYSLPKRKLVTAFFSVYILFHLTFPLRHFFIPGDVNWTEEGHRYSWRMMLRTKRGEAFFTVRDSKTGEEQQVFPRQYLTRHQASEMADNPDMLWQFAQFLKKEYAKKGVQQPQVYVQSYLSLNGYERHPLVDPTVDLAAIPYTMGAKSWVTPRPASDGWAAVFK, encoded by the coding sequence ATGAAAGAACTGTTCAAGCCTGTTTCTATTTACCCCCTCGTTTATTTCAGAATTGCCTTTGGCCTTCTTATGTTTTTCGAAGGCGTTGGCGCGGTAGCTATAGGCTGGGTACAAGAGCATTACCTGGAGCCAAGCTGGCATTTTAACTACATTGGCCTCGACTGGATAAAGCCTTTGCCCGGTAACGGCATGATTTACCTTTACCTGGTAATGGCGTTGCTGGGCCTGATGATGATGATAGGCTGGTATTATCATATCAGTACCTTCCTGTTTTTTCTGCTTTTTGGGTTTAGCTTCTTTGCTGAAAAAACACACTACCTGAATCACCACTACCTGATCTTTCTAATGAGCGGTATTATGGCTTTACTGCCAGCCAACAGAAAGCTATCGATGGATGTGCGCCGGAAGCCGGAACTGGAGCAGGAAGCAGTGCCTCAATGGACACTATGGATACTTCTCATTCAGCAGGTTATTGTGTATTTCTATGCCGGTATTGCTAAAATACAGCCCGACTGGCTAATGGGCAGGCCAATGCGCATCTGGCTGAGCTATAAAACAGAATATCCTGTCATCGGGCCCTTACTTGGTGCAGAACCTACTGTGTATATTATCTGCTGGGGAGGGTTGTTTTTCGATCTGTTTATTGCCTGGATGCTTTTGTGGCCCCGTACCCGCGTAATCGGCTTTTGGGCAGCCTTCGGGTTTCATATCTTTAACTCTGCTGTTTTTCATGTAGGAGTGTTCCCTTATTTTATGATTGCGGCTGCAGTGCTGTTTTTTAAGCCGGAACAAATTGCCAGGTGGTTTTTCCGGAAACAGGTATCACCTGAACTACTGGCGGCTCAGCCTATTCCTTACTCTTTGCCGAAACGAAAGCTTGTTACGGCCTTCTTCTCCGTGTATATATTGTTTCACTTAACGTTTCCTTTGCGCCACTTCTTTATTCCGGGCGATGTAAACTGGACAGAAGAAGGGCATCGCTACTCCTGGCGAATGATGCTACGCACCAAACGGGGAGAGGCATTCTTTACGGTGCGGGATAGTAAAACGGGAGAAGAGCAGCAGGTATTTCCCAGGCAATACCTCACCCGGCACCAGGCTTCCGAAATGGCCGATAACCCTGATATGCTCTGGCAATTTGCGCAGTTTCTTAAAAAGGAGTATGCAAAGAAAGGAGTACAGCAGCCCCAGGTATACGTGCAGTCTTATCTTAGTCTGAACGGTTATGAGCGGCATCCACTTGTAGATCCAACCGTTGATCTGGCTGCCATACCTTATACAATGGGTGCGAAATCGTGGGTGACTCCAAGGCCTGCATCAGATGGCTGGGCTGCTGTTTTTAAGTAA
- a CDS encoding DUF1028 domain-containing protein: MKRTIYTVASLCCLALPAAKAQVYKAEEPFAHTYSIVARDAKTGEMAVGVQSHWFSVGTAVPWAEAGVGVVATQSFVNKSFGPKGLELLKQGKSPQEALDILLAEDEGHEVRQVAILDAQGRVAVHTGKQCVRFAGHTTGADFSVQANMMLTDKVWPAMARAFEKNADKPLAERVLLAMQAAEQEGGDIRGKQSTALVVVRGTASKQPWDDRLIDLRVDDHEKPLDELARLLKVYRAYEHMNNGDLAVEKGQMDKAMEEYGKAETMFPNNLEMKYWHAITLANNGNISEASKLLSEVYKKDKNWKELTTRLPEVGLLTLKPQDLQRILNVK; encoded by the coding sequence ATGAAACGCACCATTTATACGGTTGCTTCACTCTGCTGCCTGGCTTTGCCTGCTGCAAAGGCACAAGTGTATAAAGCCGAAGAACCTTTCGCCCACACTTATTCTATTGTAGCGCGCGATGCAAAGACAGGCGAAATGGCTGTTGGCGTGCAAAGCCACTGGTTTTCGGTTGGTACTGCCGTGCCCTGGGCTGAAGCCGGTGTGGGTGTGGTGGCAACACAGTCTTTTGTAAATAAGTCGTTTGGCCCGAAAGGGCTGGAGCTGCTGAAGCAGGGCAAATCTCCCCAGGAAGCCCTGGATATACTGTTGGCCGAAGACGAAGGCCATGAAGTGCGCCAGGTAGCCATTCTGGATGCGCAGGGAAGGGTTGCGGTGCATACTGGCAAGCAGTGTGTGCGCTTTGCAGGACATACAACCGGGGCCGACTTCTCGGTACAGGCAAATATGATGCTGACAGACAAAGTATGGCCTGCCATGGCACGTGCTTTTGAAAAGAATGCCGACAAACCTCTGGCAGAAAGAGTGCTGCTGGCGATGCAGGCAGCAGAGCAGGAGGGCGGAGACATTCGGGGAAAACAATCAACTGCTCTGGTGGTGGTGCGCGGTACTGCAAGTAAGCAGCCCTGGGATGATCGCCTGATCGACCTTCGGGTTGATGACCATGAGAAGCCATTGGATGAACTGGCAAGGCTGCTGAAGGTGTACAGGGCCTATGAGCACATGAACAACGGCGATCTGGCTGTAGAGAAAGGGCAGATGGACAAAGCCATGGAAGAATATGGGAAGGCAGAAACTATGTTTCCGAACAATCTGGAAATGAAGTACTGGCATGCCATTACACTGGCTAACAACGGCAACATAAGCGAAGCAAGCAAACTGCTGAGCGAGGTTTACAAGAAAGACAAAAACTGGAAGGAGCTTACCACCCGCTTACCTGAAGTGGGATTGCTTACCCTCAAACCACAGGACCTGCAGCGCATTCTGAATGTGAAGTAG